In the genome of Raphanus sativus cultivar WK10039 chromosome 4, ASM80110v3, whole genome shotgun sequence, one region contains:
- the LOC130510440 gene encoding uncharacterized protein LOC130510440, protein MGNVTSNVAAKFAFFPPEPPTYRVTDDEETGKLVLSGVSPDKNMEVHQLTTKSGNKVVATFWRHPFARFTLLYSHGNAADLGQMVELFLELRAHLRVNIMSYDYSGYGASTGKPSEFNTYYDIEAVYNCLRSDYGIKQEEMILYGQSVGSGPTLHMASRLKRLRGVVLHSAILSGIRVLYPVKMTLWFDIFKNIDKIRHVNSKVLVIHGTKDEIVDFSHGKRLWELAKEKYDPLWVKGGGHCNLETYPEYIKHLRKYINAMEKLSLTNPPPKELTNEPSIAETKHNKCLRFKKR, encoded by the exons ATGGGTAATGTGACATCAAACGTGGCGGCCAAGTTCGCCTTCTTCCCTCCAGAGCCTCCAACGTACCGTGTAACGGACGACGAAGAGACAGGGAAGCTGGTCTTGTCCGGAGTCTCGCCTGACAAGAACATGGAAGTCCATCAGCTCACCACAAAGTCCGGTAACAAAGTCGTCGCCACGTTCTGGAGACACCCTTTTGCGAGATTCACCCTTCTCTATTCCCATGGCAACGCTGCTGATCTCGGTCAAATGGTTGAGCTCTTCCTCGAGCTCCGTGCTCATCTCCGCGTCAACATCATGAG TTATGACTATTCAGGATATGGAGCTTCAACAGGAAAg CCGTCTGAGTTCAATACCTATTATGACATTGAGGCAGTGTACAACTGCTTGAGAAGCGATTATGGGATCAAGCAAGAGGAGATGATTCTGTACGGTCAGTCTGTAGGAAGCGGGCCAACGTTGCACATGGCTTCAAGGTTGAAGAGGCTTAGAGGAGTTGTTCTCCACAGCGCTATTCTCTCTGGCATTAGAGTCTTGTATCCTGTCAAAATGACACTCTGGTTCGATATCTTCaag AACATAGACAAGATTCGTCATGTCAACTCCAAGGTTCTTGTCATACAT GGGACGAAGGATGAGATTGTGGATTTTTCGCACGGGAAGAGATTGTGGGAGCTGGCTAAGGAGAAGTACGATCCGTTATGGGTGAAAGGAGGAGGGCATTGCAACCTGGAGACGTATCCTGAGTACATCAAGCACCTGCGCAAGTACATAAACGCAATGGAGAAACTCTCTCTTACCAATCCACCACCT